The Pseudomonas chlororaphis subsp. piscium genome contains the following window.
GCCGAAGTCGGTGTAGAAGCGCCCCACTTTCAGGTTCAGCGGATTGAAGCCGGTATAAGTCAGGTTGCCCTCATCGAAGTAACCCGTGCTGTCGTTGCCCACGTTACGGGAAAAATCGTAGTTGACCTGATACTTCCAGTCCCGGTAGAGCGTGCCGCCCCACTCCAGGTAGGCTCGACGAAAGTACGCGGCATCGGCGGTGTTACCGTTCTTGGTGTAGTAACCGTCAAAGGTCCCGTAGTCCATCTGTACCCGACCGCCTAACTTGAAACTGAACTCCTTGTCAGTGGTTGCCAGCTCCAGACCGCCCTTGGTCTTCAGTACAATGTCGGCCCCATCAGTGGTCACGGTGCCGGCCTGGACCGTCGCTGACAGCGATGCGCCGATCAGACTCCAGGCAATACTGTTCCCCAACCCCATATAGAGCTTTTTAATAAACATTCGAGACTCCCGATTTGGCTTTTAGTGTGGCGGCAACCTGTAACAAACAAATTCAATAACTGAATCAGGTTGACCCTGGGCGATCCTGGGAATCTCACATGACACTTTTTGTTTATTAAAAAGATATTTCAATGACAACTAAGCAGACGCAATATTGTTCTTCCTCGCCCCCTTGGAAACACCTGCATCTCACAAAAAAAACGCCTTGCCGTTACCCGGCACCGATATGTCAGAAACATTGCACTTTTAAAAAAGTTCGAACAGGCACTGAAAGCGCCCCCCTGGCATCGTCGCCGAAAAATGCTCTCCCAGGTCGACTCAAAACCACTCCTGCCGATCGTTGAATGTCTGGCGAATCAGCGCCACGAGCGCCTGGACTTCCCCCCGCTTGGCCGACTGCGCATGGGTGCTCAGCCAGGCGCTGCGCTCCATCTTCTGTTGGAACAGCTCGGGGAGCGCGACCAGGTTGTTATCGAGGGCGGTGATGTAGGCAGGCAGTACACCGACACAGGCACCGCGCCTGATCAGTTCCAGGGCCAGCTCATGGCTGGGCACCTGCGCCACTCCCGCGGGTCGCTGGCGGACCATCCGGTTCCAGGGTTCGAGTGCCGCCACGCTCTGGTACTCACGGACCTGTACCAGCAGGTAATCATCCAGATGCCTGGCCTGGCTGGGTAATGCCGCCTCTCGCGAATAACGCTTGGCGACGCAGGCCTGATAGCCGATCCGGGCCAGGACGACGGGCGTGGTGGTCGCGAACCCGGGGTCGGGTCGCGGGCTTCCCGGCTCGGCGAGCCAGAGCATGATGTCGACCGGACGCCCCGGATCGCAGGGGCTGGAAGAAACATCCAGGTCCAGGCGCACAGCAGCGTTACGCCGCAGGAATGCCAGCAGATCACGCAGGACCAGGTCATGCAGCAAGGCGTCTGCCACTGCCAGGCGCACCACGGGCACAGGCGCGCGGCTGGCCTTGGGCAAGGACTCATCGAGCTGCGCCGACAACGACGCCTGCAGCCTCTGCCCCTTGAGGGTCAGGCTCAGGATGTTTTGCCGGTAGACGAACAGTGGACCGCCGAGGCGTTCCTCCAGCTGTCGCAGCTGCCTGCGCAACACCGTCGGACTGATATTCAGGCTGCGTGCAGCCTGCTTGAAACACGCACAGCGAGCACTGGTCAGGAAATACTCGGCCACATGCCGGTCAATCAATGCAGTCTCCAATGCTCGCGATTCATCGCACATAGGCTGCACATTCAGCTGCCGTTGGTACGGCATTCCCCGAGCACCTTGTACTCGATGGTGATGAGCTTGCCCGCCGAGTCCTCATAGGTCATGCGCGAAGGCACGACATTGCAGGACTTGATCGGCGGGGTGACGTTGACCACCTTCTTGATGTCCAGCTCCGTCTCGTAGGTGTAGTTCTTGACGACCGGCGCCTCCTTGCCCTGTTTCGCCGCATAGGCCGCCATGGCCCGCTCGTTCGCCTGCATGGCACGCTCGAAAGTGCGGTCGCCGCCGCCTTCGGCCATGGCCAGGGACGACAGGGAAAGTACCAGGGCGGCCATACTCAATTTAAATAACTTCATGACTGCTTCCTCGTTCCGGTTAGTTATGCCGAGGATAATCAGCCGCCGCTGTCAGGAAGATCACGTGCAAATTACTTATATGTAATGAACCTCAAGTCGCCTCTTTCCCAAGTGCAAAACCCATACAAAACAAGACTTCCAGCCGCCACGAAAAACAAATTCCAACCTTCAACCTTACTGATTTGTAATAACCGGGTCATCTCAGCGTTATCTGTTGTTTGCAACTATCGGCCTTGACTCCAGCCGTTAACCAGACGGTTCGCGAGTACAACTAACAAGAACGCCTCAGGCGACATCAGCTGATAGCTGCCCATATCCAGGAGCAAACAACATGCGCATTCAAACCCGTTGGTCCCTGTCCGTGTTTTCCGCGGTACTGGGGCTCGGCCCATTGGCCGTGAACGCGGCGCAGGAGCAGCCCGAAGGTTTTATCGAAGGCAGCAGCCTCGACGTGCTGGCCCGCAACTTTTACTTCAATCGCGACGATCGCAAGGGCCAGTCCAGCCCCTCCGGCAACAGCTATTCGGAAGCCTGGACCCAGGGATTGATCGGCAAGTTCGAATCCGGCTTCACCCAGGGCAGCGTCGGTTTCGGCCTCGATGCCTTTGCCATGTACGGCCTCAAGCTCGACTCCGGCCGCGGCCGCAGCGGTGGTGGCGGATCCTTCGGCGTATTGCCGGAAGACAGCGACAACACGCCCGTTGGCAACTACAGCAAGATCGGCGGCGCGGCGAAAATGCGCCTGCTCGATACGGTGATCAAGGTCGGCGACGTCTTCCCGAAAACCCCGGTGGTGCACTACGGCGACTCGCGCTTACTGCCGGAAAGCTTTCGCGGAGCCATCTTCGAGAACACCAGCATCGACGGCCTGAGCCTGCAGGGCGGACGCCTGCACAGCATGAGCCAGCCCGACAGCAGTAGCCTGCGCGATGGCTTTGCCACCTTCTATGCCGGCAAGGTCGACTCGCCCTGGGTCGCCTACTTCGGCGGCGACTACAGCCTGAACAAGCACCTCAGCTTCAGCCTCTACAGCAGCCGCCTGAAGGACGCCTGGGACCAGTACTACTTCGGCACCGCGGCCACCTGGCCGATCTCGGACCAGCTCTCGCTGTTCGCCGGGTTCAACTATTACAAGGCGGTGGACGAGGGCAAGAAACTGCTCGGCGAATTGAACAACAACATCTGGAGCGCCAAGGTCGGCGCCACTTACGGCGCCCACACCCTGTCGCTGTCGCACCAACGCAACAACGGCGACGACGACTTCGATTACCTGCGCCAGTCGGATTCGATCTTTCTCGACAACTCGATCCAGTACAACGACTTCAACTCGCCGAAGGAACGCTCGTGGATGGTCCGCTACGACCTCGACATGCAGCCCCTGGGCATCCCCGGCCTGTCGTTCATGACCCGCTACGGCAAAGGCAGCAACGCCAATTACAGCAATGCCAACGAGGTGTACATGCGCCGCGACGCGGACGGCAATCCGCTGACCGACCAGCGCCGCTGGGAGCGTGATATCGAAGCCAAGTACGTGGTGCAGAGCGGCAGCCTCAAGGACCTGTCGCTGCGCATCCGCCAGGCGACCATACGCTCCAGCAGCTTCGAGTCGGACCTGGAGGAGTTTCGCCTGATCGTCGAATACCCGCTGAGCATTCTTTAAGCCCGCGCCGGGCGGGTGCGAGGCCCGCCCGACGCTAAGACGCTTATGCTCACATCAGCGAGCCAGACGACCCCATGGAGCAGTCAAATACCCACGCCATATCGTGCTCTATCGCGTGGCAAACGACAGTGTGATCGAGATCTTCAAGCTCCCCCATAACGCCATGGAGGTGCAGTTGCACTCCTCCCTTCGATACCGGTGATTCACTTGTCACTCGAGGAACTCCGGATCGGTGGGTACAACGTATAGGTATCTATAGGACGAAGACCGCTTAATGCCCCCGACTCAATCTCACACTGGTTTCGGTCTCGTCCCCAGAAGTCAGATTTACGGGGGCTGTCAGCAGCTCACCACCAGGCTCACCCTGGATCAACGGCGCGTAACGATTGTAGAACGCCTAGTTGTAGCAAACACTCTCGCGGCTAACGCCATCATCCCAGTTGATCGACCAGGTCATCAGTCCCTTGATGGAGTGGTCCGCGGCATCGAGACGCTTGAACGCACTTACTGCCGCAGCAGGATCAATCACATAGCCAGTGGCCGCAGCGACAAGGTCGCCCATCGCCAGCGTCGCGCCTGATTTTTCCAGACTGTCCTCAATGGAAGCAAAGGTTCCTGCTTTGTGTTCATGATCATTCTCCCTGATCTTTTTGCGCTGAAACGACACGAATGGCATTGTCCCCAGTGGGCTGCTGTTGCAGATTGCGCAGCACCTCCGTAAGTCTGCGTACAAACGGATAGCGCATGATGCCAATGTGGTCTCCTGGTAGACGGATCACCGCTATATCGCCCGCAACAGCCTTACGCCATCCATTAATGAGTTCGTCTCTGTCAATACCGTCTTTGTCGTCGTTGGCAACAATGAGACTCATTGGGCCTGGGTAAAGCGTCGTAAGATGGTAATCGGCAAGTGAATGGGCGATGAATGCGCGCACGCGGTTTGCGAACTCGGAAAGTTCCAACTCTTCCGGCACGGCGCCAGCAGCAACCAGACGAGTGTGCAGAAGTTCAACTTGCCGCACGTCGTCAAGCCGGTGGAATTCGCTTTCTTCGAACGCCAGATCAGCCCCGGTAAGTTGTGCAAAACTGTTGCCGATCTCTGCGGCCCAGCGGCTGTTTGGCCAACTCCGCTTCATTGTTGTTTGCTGCTCCGTTTGGCCCGGCGGAATGCTATCGACCACTGCGAGCAGCGTGACCTGCTCATCTTGGCTAGCTAGTCGTCGCGCGATCTCGAAGGCAATCAGGCCACCGAAAGAGTGACCGCCCAGTCGGTATGGGCCATGAGGCTGGACACGGCGGATATCGACGATCAGTTCGCTGGCAATCGCTTCAACGCGTGTCGTATCGTCAGTTACTTCATCAGCTCCCGTCAGATGCATCCCCCAGACCCTAAACGTGCCGGCCAACTCGCCGGCAAGGGCGTGCAGATACGGCACATGCCCGCCGGCACCAGGTGCGAAGAACAGCGGTGGCGCGTCGGATGGCGTAGACAGTGCAAACAGGGCCCCCACTTGAGTAATAACGTCCTCATCGCTGGCGTTGACGAGCCGGGCCTGTTCGCCAATCGTCATCGCCATCAGAAGGCGCGCAGCCATGCCCTGATCAAGCCCAAATACCTGACCCGCACGCGAACAGACCCTCAACATCAGCAGCGAATCGCCTCCTAGTTCGAAGAAGTGGTCGTTACGGCCGACACGCGCCAGCCCCAGTAGATCCTGCCAGATCTGTGCCAGGGTGGTTTCCATCTCGCCCGCCGGCGCCTGATAACCGCGAGTTGCCACCGCTGTCAGATCCGGTGCCGGCAGCGCCTGGCGGTCAAGTTTGCCATTGGGGGTGAGCGGGAAAGCCTCCAGCGTCACGAAGGCGCTGGGCAACATGTACTCGGCCAGTTGCCGAGCAAGCTGCTGACGCAGTTCGGCGGGAGCAATCTCAACACCGGTTTGCGGCAGTACATAAGCCACCAGACGCTTGTCGCCCGGTACGTCCTCGCGGGGAATAACCACGGCGTCGCGTACGCCCTCGCAGCGCGCCAGTGCTGCTTCAATTTCCCCCAGCTCGATACGGAAGCCGCGCAGCTTGACCTGGAAGTCGTTGCGACCGAGGTACTCGATGGTGCCGTCAGGTAGCCAGCGGCCGAGGTCACCAGTCTTGTACATGCGGGCGTGCGGGTCAGCGCAGAACGGGTCGTCAATAAAGCGTTCGGCGGTCAGCTCCGGACGGTTGAGATAACCGCGCGCAACCCCAGCGCCGGCAATATGAAGCTCACCGGCCACGCCGAGTGGTGTAGGTTGTCCGTGCTGGTCGAGTAGGTATGCGCGCAGGTCAGGCAGCGGTTTACCGATCAGACTGCCGTGTCCTGCGGCGATGTCGGCGTCTGTCAGTTCTCGATAGGTAGCATGGATGGTTATCTCGGTTATGCCATACATATTGACCAGACGTGTCTGCTGGGTTGCATTGCGCGCAACCCAAGGAGCCAATATAGGAAATTCCAACGCTTCCCCACCGAAGATAATGCAGCGTAGCGCATGCGGTGTCGCATCTTGTGCAGGAATCAACTGGCGGAAAGCACTAGGCGTTTGATTTAGCACTGTCACCTGTTCTCGACACAGCAGCGCATAGAAATCCAGCGGTGAACGGGCACATGCCGTTGACACGATAACGAGTCTCCCCCCATAGGATAGGGCTGCCCACAGCTCCCACACTGAGAAATCGAATGCGAAAGAATGGAATAGGGTCAACACATCGTTATCATCAAACTGGAAATCTACTTGCGTGGCGGCTAACAGACGAGTCACATTCCGATGCTCAACCATAACGCCCTTGGGCTGCCCGGTGGAGCCCGAGGTGTAGATCACATACGCCAGGTGGCGCGCAGTCAGCCCCATCGCCCCAGCATCGGGGTTGCTGTCCGCCAGCTCCTCGATAGCCGGGTTTTGAACATCAAGCAGCACCGTAGGCAATGTGGGGCCCGACTCATCGATCAACGAGCGCTGGGTTAACAGCGCCACCGGCGCCGCATCGGCCAGCATGTATGCCCGTCGTTCGGCCGGGTAGTCCGGATCCAGCGGCACATAGGCCCCGCCAGCCTTGAGGATAGCGAGCAGGCCCACGACCATTTCCGGGCTGCGCTCGACGCACAGGGCCACCCGGTCGTCGGGACGTACCCCCAGGGCGATCAGGTGATGGGCCAGGCGGTTGGCGCGACGATTGAGCTCACCATAGCTCAGGGTCTGCTGCTCGAATACCAGCGCGGTCGCGGTGGGATTGCGTTGCGCCTGGGCCTCGAACAGTTGATGGATCAACGCGTCCTGCGGGAAATCGCTCTGGGTAGCGTTGAAGCCGTACAGCAGTTGCTGACGTTCTTCTGGCGGTACGACTGGCAGGCTCAGGGCGGCCCGTTCTGGCTCGTTAGCCAAGGCATCAACCAGTCCCGTGATCGCGGTGGCCAGGTAGGCAGCCATCCGTGCCGGATCGACGCCCTCCACCGTTTGAGCCGTCAGGCTGAAGCCCTCCCCCAGATCGTCCACCGAGACGGTAAACGGGTAGTTGGTGCGCTCCTCCGAGCTCAACAGGCGGATGCCTTCCCAGTTCATATCCGAACCGCCGGCGACACTGTGGCGGTAGTTGAGCAAGGCGCTGAACAATGGCAGCGGCAGGGCCACGCCGCTGCAGCGCTGGGCCAGCGCCAGGGGGGCCTGTTCGTGTTCGAGCAGCGCCATCAGCTCACGGTAAGTGGCCAGCACCACATCCTGTACGCCACGCCCGGCAAGGGCAATGCGCAGCGGCAGGGTGTTGATGAACAACCCCATCGCCCGCTCGGCGCCGGCATAACCCTGCAGACGACCCAGCAATACCGTGCCAAAGACCACGTCGTCACGGCCGCTGGTCTGGGCCAGCACCTGCGCCCAGGCGACATGGAACAGCACCCCCGGGCTGACCCCGAGCCGGCGCGCCTGGCTACGGATCGCCTGTGCCAACTCGGCCGGCAGCGGCAGCTGGGCTTCGGTCACTGCCTGGCCGTCGCCCTGGACCTCGAGCCTGCCGAAGGGAGCGGTCGGCTCGTCAACATCAGCCAGCCGCTCGCGGAAGTAAGTCTCGTGCACCGCGTCCGGCACGCTCCGGGTCTGAGCGATGAAGTTGCGGTAAGGCAATGCCGCCGGCAACGCCTCGCCGCGCCCCTGCAGGACCTCGGTCACTTCGCTCACGATCTGCTCCAGCGTCAGATGGTCGCCCACCAGGTGGTGGAAGCTCAGCGCCAGCAGCCATTCGTCTTGCGTCGGATCCTGGGCGATGTCCAGGGCGAACAGCGGCGCGCGGTTCAGCTCGAGGCGCCGCCGACGCGGGTCGGTGTGCGCCGCCAGTTGCGCAGGCACATCGCCGGGCTGTATGGGGTAGAAGGTCTCGATGTGCAGGTGCGCCTGTCGCCAGACCACCTGCACCGGCTGCGCCAAGCCCTGCCAGCAGGCGGCGGTACGCAGGATGTCGTGACGGTTGATGACCTGTTGCAGGGCGCAGAGGAAGGCATCAAGACGCGCACGGCTGTCGAAGGCCATCAGGCTGCGCAGCAGATAGGCGTCGCCGCGCTGTTGCAGCAGATGATGGAACAGAATGCCTTCCTGCAACGGCGCCAGCGGATAGATGTCCTGCACATTGGCCGCGCCACCGGGGACTGCGCCGACGATAACGTCGATCTCGTCCTCTGTCAGGGTCACCAGCGGCAGCATGTCCGGGGTGATGGCGCTGCAGCCCACGGGGATAAGGTTGTCGGGGACCACGAACGCGGAAGCATGGTCCTGGTGGGCGCTGATGGCCTGGGCCATATCAGCGAGGGCCGGCGAAGAAAACACCGTACGGACCGCCAGCGTCAAGCCGAGCTCGCGCAGCCGTTCGATCAGGCTGACGCCGAGCAGGGAATGGCCGCCGAGTTCGAAGAAGTTGTCGTAGCGGCCGACACGCGCCAGCCCCAGCAGGTCTTGCCAGATCTGCGCCAGGGTGGTCTCTGTCTCGCCCACCGGGGCTTCATAATGGCGGGTGACCAGCGCCGACAAATCCGGTGCCGGCAATGCCTTGCGGTCAACTTTTCCGTTTGAAGTTAAAGGCACACGGTCAAGCGACATAATTGATGCAGGCAGCATGTAGGGCGGTAGCCGAAGTGCCAGCGCTTCGCGGATTGCGGGAATGTTCAATACCCTGTCAGCGAGGGGCACAACATAGGCTGCGATCGTCTGGCGTTCACAGTGCTCGGCAATCATCACTACACCGCGTTCGACACCGGGTGCCGCCGCCAGCGCAGCTTCTATCTCCCCCAACTCGATGCGGAAACCGCCAATCTTGACCTGATCGTCCACTCGCCCCAGGAATTCAAGGTTACCATCGGTGAGTACGCGCGCGCTGTCACCGGTGCGGTACATCTGTTCGCCAGGCTTGTATGGATCGTCAAGGAAGCGGTAAGCAGTCAGGTCTGGCTGAGCAAGGTAGCCACGAGCGACGCCAGTACCGGCGATCCAAAGATCGCCAGGCACACCGATAGGCAATGCTTGCAACGAGGATGACAGCACGTAGAGGCGCTGGCCTGGAAGATGCCGGCCATAGGGTACGAAGATGGCGTCAGGCTTAAGGTGGCTTGTGTCGTAGTAGCACGACCAGATCGCTGCCTCAGTCGCACCACCGAGAGCGATCACATGAAGATCGGAAGTTGAAGCCTCGCGGATACGCGTGGGCAGGTTGATCGGAACGCGGTCGCCGCTCAGCATCACCAGTTTCAGTGACGGTGGTAATTTCCGTCCACTTTGTTGGCATTCGAGCAGCAGTAGCTCCATCACCGCCGGAACAGACTCCCAGACCGTTGCCTGTTCACGCTCCATCATATCTAGCCAGACGCACGGCTCGACGTCCGCGGATTCAGGCGCAAGCACGACTGCAGCACCGGCCGCGAATGCGCCGAAGAAATCAAATACCGACAGATCGAATCCCGCTGACGATACACATAACAACCGGTCGGAAGGGCCTATCCTGTAAAGCCGGAGAATGGCCTCGATGGTCAGTGAGGCCGCGCGATGACTGACCATCACACCCTTTGGCTTGCCAGTGGAACCGGAGGTGAACATCACATAGGCGAGATCGTCGGGCACAACCGCTGGCAGCATGGCGTCGGCAGTTTGGTCGATAAGAATCACTCGTGCGCAAACGCCGTCGATCGAAGCTGCCAGTTCGCGAGTGGTTAGCACATAATCGACAATAACCAGCAGATCACGCATGCGTTCCGGTGGCATTGCCGGATCGACAGGTACATAGGCGCAACCCGCTAACATCACGCCCGAGTAAGCGGC
Protein-coding sequences here:
- a CDS encoding LysR family transcriptional regulator, with protein sequence MIDRHVAEYFLTSARCACFKQAARSLNISPTVLRRQLRQLEERLGGPLFVYRQNILSLTLKGQRLQASLSAQLDESLPKASRAPVPVVRLAVADALLHDLVLRDLLAFLRRNAAVRLDLDVSSSPCDPGRPVDIMLWLAEPGSPRPDPGFATTTPVVLARIGYQACVAKRYSREAALPSQARHLDDYLLVQVREYQSVAALEPWNRMVRQRPAGVAQVPSHELALELIRRGACVGVLPAYITALDNNLVALPELFQQKMERSAWLSTHAQSAKRGEVQALVALIRQTFNDRQEWF
- a CDS encoding OprD family porin: MRIQTRWSLSVFSAVLGLGPLAVNAAQEQPEGFIEGSSLDVLARNFYFNRDDRKGQSSPSGNSYSEAWTQGLIGKFESGFTQGSVGFGLDAFAMYGLKLDSGRGRSGGGGSFGVLPEDSDNTPVGNYSKIGGAAKMRLLDTVIKVGDVFPKTPVVHYGDSRLLPESFRGAIFENTSIDGLSLQGGRLHSMSQPDSSSLRDGFATFYAGKVDSPWVAYFGGDYSLNKHLSFSLYSSRLKDAWDQYYFGTAATWPISDQLSLFAGFNYYKAVDEGKKLLGELNNNIWSAKVGATYGAHTLSLSHQRNNGDDDFDYLRQSDSIFLDNSIQYNDFNSPKERSWMVRYDLDMQPLGIPGLSFMTRYGKGSNANYSNANEVYMRRDADGNPLTDQRRWERDIEAKYVVQSGSLKDLSLRIRQATIRSSSFESDLEEFRLIVEYPLSIL
- a CDS encoding DUF2790 domain-containing protein — translated: MKLFKLSMAALVLSLSSLAMAEGGGDRTFERAMQANERAMAAYAAKQGKEAPVVKNYTYETELDIKKVVNVTPPIKSCNVVPSRMTYEDSAGKLITIEYKVLGECRTNGS